One window from the genome of Propionispora hippei DSM 15287 encodes:
- a CDS encoding STAS domain-containing protein: MLDRQIEVQQERILVELKGCMYEDHAALLGQELSNYVSRGYNTYIIDMSSLDYIDSSGIGVLMAINKLSQRSGGSVTLQGLKGTVRELFEITHLNKVFKLQQASC; the protein is encoded by the coding sequence GTGTTGGACAGGCAGATTGAAGTACAGCAAGAGCGGATTCTGGTGGAACTGAAAGGTTGTATGTATGAGGATCATGCTGCCCTGTTGGGGCAGGAACTGTCCAACTACGTCAGCCGCGGTTACAATACCTATATTATTGATATGAGCAGTCTGGATTATATTGACAGTTCAGGCATTGGCGTGCTGATGGCCATCAACAAGCTGTCGCAGCGTTCAGGCGGGAGTGTCACTTTGCAGGGTTTGAAGGGAACAGTGCGTGAACTGTTTGAGATTACTCATCTGAACAAAGTGTTTAAGTTGCAGCAGGCTTCTTGCTAG
- the nudC gene encoding NAD(+) diphosphatase, whose product MSQEMNATYANCVPADPYCFAFCKDEILMKHTGSGLCVPLASDLADLPLQKAATPSLGHLDGRACYAATVTKDQVPDGFSFFVLRRLYGQIHNEWFWQAFRAYHITNWLKSTQFCGRCGSPLSLDNHELAMKCANCGNMIYPRLSPAIIVAVTRDDKLLLARNRMRPELYSVIAGFVEPGETLEDCVQRELMEEVGVKVTDITYFGSQPWPFPDSLMIGFTAKAVSDSIRIDNNEIIEAAWFSADQLPAIPPSVSIGRRLIDWFANNNQKGKI is encoded by the coding sequence ATGAGTCAGGAAATGAACGCGACCTACGCCAACTGCGTACCGGCCGATCCGTATTGCTTTGCCTTTTGTAAAGATGAGATTCTGATGAAACACACCGGCAGCGGCTTATGCGTCCCGCTCGCTAGCGACCTGGCGGACCTGCCGCTGCAAAAAGCCGCCACTCCCTCCCTGGGTCATCTGGATGGACGGGCCTGTTATGCGGCAACCGTCACGAAAGACCAGGTACCCGACGGCTTTTCGTTCTTTGTCTTGCGCCGCCTGTATGGCCAAATTCACAATGAATGGTTCTGGCAGGCTTTCCGGGCCTATCACATCACCAACTGGCTGAAATCCACCCAGTTTTGCGGCCGCTGCGGCAGCCCGCTGAGTTTGGACAACCATGAACTGGCCATGAAATGCGCCAATTGTGGCAACATGATTTATCCCCGGCTTTCCCCGGCGATTATCGTAGCTGTAACGCGAGACGACAAGCTTTTACTGGCCCGCAACCGTATGCGCCCCGAACTTTACAGCGTTATCGCCGGCTTTGTTGAACCTGGCGAAACACTGGAGGACTGCGTCCAACGGGAACTGATGGAAGAAGTCGGCGTCAAGGTCACCGACATCACCTATTTTGGCAGTCAACCCTGGCCCTTCCCCGATTCACTGATGATCGGCTTTACTGCTAAGGCGGTATCGGATAGCATCCGCATCGACAACAATGAAATCATCGAGGCCGCCTGGTTTTCAGCTGACCAACTGCCGGCCATCCCCCCCAGTGTCAGCATTGGCCGGCGCTTGATCGACTGGTTTGCCAATAATAACCAAAAAGGAAAAATTTAA
- a CDS encoding nucleoid-associated protein, which produces MLDMSKAQMTQLAVHRVGNKQREEGIVIAPGLYDMTDGQVEQLLLKYFFSSFKEKVLYKFFHEADIHLHELYMYVSRIFINPAVFYEQSVHILKHLYEKSGHPQIKGGEFYVAYFSDCLVEGKTVDAVGLFKTENKENYLKVSQRSQGMSLLADRGINVKKLDKGALIFNTESVDGYRVAIVDTVNRENSEAAYWKDEFLRLTDVQNDYFHTQNHLNLCRDFAESVYGSLYQADKKDQVMFVNGAVAYFDQNQSFDLDDFTQAVVKEPELIERFKEHKVMYELNQGLATVASFAISDQAVKTTKRKLKNLIKLDTDIEIKIKPAAAEQDAGDYIERGYDEARGMHFYKVYFNEEE; this is translated from the coding sequence ATGTTGGATATGTCGAAAGCACAGATGACGCAGCTTGCTGTACACCGGGTCGGCAACAAACAGCGGGAGGAAGGCATTGTCATTGCTCCCGGCCTGTACGATATGACCGATGGTCAGGTTGAACAACTGCTGTTGAAATATTTCTTTTCTTCCTTTAAGGAAAAAGTATTATATAAATTTTTCCACGAGGCCGACATTCATTTGCATGAGCTGTATATGTATGTAAGCCGGATATTTATAAATCCCGCGGTGTTTTATGAACAGTCTGTTCATATTTTGAAGCATTTGTATGAAAAGTCAGGTCATCCCCAGATCAAGGGCGGCGAATTTTATGTGGCTTATTTTTCCGATTGTCTGGTGGAAGGAAAGACGGTTGACGCGGTGGGCCTGTTTAAGACGGAAAATAAGGAGAACTATCTCAAAGTCAGCCAACGGTCTCAGGGCATGTCGTTGCTGGCTGACCGGGGCATTAATGTTAAAAAACTGGACAAGGGAGCGCTCATTTTTAATACCGAATCGGTTGACGGTTACCGTGTGGCCATTGTCGATACGGTGAACCGCGAGAATAGTGAGGCTGCCTATTGGAAGGATGAGTTTCTGCGTTTGACCGATGTGCAAAATGATTATTTCCATACGCAGAACCATTTGAATCTATGCCGGGATTTTGCTGAGTCGGTCTATGGTTCTCTGTACCAGGCTGATAAGAAGGACCAGGTAATGTTTGTCAATGGGGCGGTGGCGTATTTTGATCAAAACCAGTCCTTTGACTTGGACGACTTTACTCAGGCGGTGGTAAAAGAGCCGGAACTTATCGAACGGTTTAAGGAGCACAAGGTAATGTATGAGCTAAATCAGGGGTTGGCGACAGTTGCTTCCTTTGCCATATCCGATCAGGCGGTTAAGACCACCAAACGAAAGCTCAAGAATCTGATCAAGCTGGATACCGATATTGAGATCAAGATTAAGCCGGCTGCTGCCGAACAGGATGCAGGAGACTACATCGAACGGGGTTATGACGAAGCAAGAGGCATGCACTTTTATAAAGTCTATTTCAATGAGGAAGAATAA
- the nifJ gene encoding pyruvate:ferredoxin (flavodoxin) oxidoreductase, with protein sequence MTNKAKPMKTMDGNTAAAYISYAFTDVAAIYPITPSSNMAEHVDEWAANGKKNLFGQTVKVLEMQSEGGAAGAVHGSLQAGALTTTYTASQGLLLMIPNMYKIAGELLPGVFHVSSRVVGANAISIFGDHSDVMATRQTGFALLAESSVQQVMDLAAVAHLAAIKGKVPFLNFFDGFRTSHEVQKIEVLDYEDLAKLLDREALQDFRRRALHPDHPVLKGTVQNSDIHFQQREVSNHFYQELPAIVEEYMEEINKLTGREYHLFNYYGAADADRMIIAMGSMCEVIEEMVDYLNDRGEKVGLLTVHLYRPFSLEHFFKYIPATVRRIAVLDRTKEMGALAEPLYLDVKSAFYGREQQPLIVGGRCGVGGKDVLPSHIQAVFENLKQDRPKDRFTVGIVDDVTNTSLPEGADIDTSTPGTKACKFWGLGSDGTVGANKSAISIIGDRTDMYAQAYFAYDSKKSGGVTISHLRFGKKPIKSSYLIHKADFIACHNQSYVDKYSLLEGLKQGGSFLLNCTWTAEELETHLPAAMKRYLFTRDIRFFVIDAVGIARTLGLGGRINMIMQAAFFKLAAIIPVEEAVRYLKEAVIDSYGHKGDKVVQMNHAAIDQGVQALRQVAVPAHWQWTEDRQEEAGLLPAFIKDILIPMNRQEGDKLPVSAFQGLEDGAFPMGSAAYEKRGIAIDVPVWLPEACIQCNQCAYVCPHAAIRPVLLTEAEQQAAPAAFAALPMTGRKDLYFSMVVSQYDCTGCGNCAQVCPAKQKALTMQPLDTQGDKQALWDYAGSLSVKPNPLNALTVKGSQFEQPLLEFSGACAGCGETPYAKLVTQLFGDRMMVANATGCSSVWAGSAPSVPYTVNHRGHGPAWGNSLFEDNAEFGLGMLTGVKQMRDQLAQLVRTAGKLELGEEWRAACATWLEHREKGEGSRERADRLLACLQAVRGTEPLLDQIEQNRDYLVKRSQWLFGGDGWAYDIGFGGLDHVLASGEDINVLVFDTEVYSNTGGQSSKATPAAAIAKFAAGGKQTKKKDLGMIAMSYGYVYVAQIAMGADKNQTLKAIAEAEAYPGPSLIIAYAPCISHGLKAGMGCSQLEAKRAVDSGYWALYRFDPRRKTVGENPFRLDSKTPSLNFREFLLGEVRYSALQKQFPSAAELLFAKTEADAMERLDTYRRLAGRQEELPTVSLVSAQP encoded by the coding sequence ATGACAAACAAAGCGAAACCAATGAAGACCATGGACGGAAATACGGCAGCGGCCTACATCTCGTATGCATTTACTGATGTAGCGGCCATTTATCCCATTACTCCATCCTCCAATATGGCGGAGCATGTGGATGAATGGGCAGCCAACGGCAAAAAGAATCTCTTCGGCCAGACGGTTAAGGTGCTGGAAATGCAATCTGAGGGTGGAGCCGCCGGTGCCGTGCACGGCTCTTTGCAGGCCGGGGCGCTGACGACGACCTATACGGCGTCACAGGGGCTGCTGTTAATGATCCCCAATATGTATAAAATTGCCGGTGAGTTGTTGCCGGGCGTCTTTCATGTCAGTTCCCGCGTGGTGGGAGCCAATGCGATTAGCATTTTTGGTGATCACTCCGATGTTATGGCTACCCGGCAGACAGGTTTTGCTTTGTTAGCCGAAAGCAGTGTGCAGCAGGTTATGGATTTGGCGGCGGTGGCACATCTGGCGGCCATCAAGGGGAAGGTGCCGTTCCTTAATTTCTTTGACGGTTTTCGGACCTCCCATGAGGTGCAAAAAATAGAAGTGTTGGATTATGAGGATCTGGCGAAGTTGCTCGACCGGGAGGCATTGCAGGATTTTAGGCGGCGTGCCTTGCATCCTGATCATCCGGTATTAAAAGGAACGGTGCAGAATTCGGACATTCATTTTCAGCAGCGTGAGGTATCCAATCACTTCTATCAGGAACTGCCGGCCATTGTGGAAGAATATATGGAAGAAATCAATAAACTGACCGGCCGGGAGTACCATCTTTTCAACTATTATGGTGCCGCCGATGCCGACCGGATGATTATTGCCATGGGCTCGATGTGCGAGGTCATTGAAGAAATGGTGGATTACCTGAATGACCGGGGCGAGAAGGTTGGATTGCTGACTGTCCACTTGTACCGGCCATTCTCCCTGGAGCATTTTTTTAAATACATTCCTGCCACGGTACGGCGGATTGCCGTGCTGGACCGTACGAAGGAAATGGGCGCCTTGGCCGAACCGCTCTATCTGGATGTCAAGTCGGCCTTTTACGGCCGGGAGCAACAGCCGCTTATTGTGGGCGGACGCTGTGGCGTGGGCGGCAAGGATGTGCTTCCCTCCCACATCCAGGCCGTCTTTGAGAATCTGAAACAGGACCGGCCGAAGGACCGTTTCACCGTGGGCATTGTGGACGATGTGACCAATACCTCGCTGCCGGAGGGGGCGGATATCGACACCAGTACGCCTGGCACCAAGGCTTGCAAGTTTTGGGGACTTGGCTCAGACGGTACGGTGGGTGCCAACAAAAGCGCCATTTCCATTATCGGCGACCGCACTGACATGTACGCTCAGGCCTATTTTGCCTATGATTCGAAAAAATCCGGCGGGGTTACTATATCGCATCTGCGGTTTGGGAAAAAGCCGATAAAATCTTCCTATCTCATTCATAAGGCCGACTTTATCGCCTGCCATAATCAGTCTTACGTCGATAAGTATAGTTTGCTGGAGGGCTTAAAGCAGGGGGGCAGCTTCCTCTTAAATTGCACCTGGACGGCGGAGGAACTGGAGACGCACCTGCCAGCGGCCATGAAGCGATACCTGTTTACCAGGGACATCCGCTTTTTCGTAATTGATGCTGTCGGCATTGCACGAACACTGGGGCTTGGCGGACGGATCAATATGATCATGCAGGCTGCTTTCTTTAAACTTGCTGCGATTATTCCGGTGGAGGAGGCGGTCCGTTATTTGAAGGAAGCGGTTATTGACTCCTACGGGCATAAAGGCGACAAGGTGGTGCAAATGAACCATGCCGCCATTGACCAAGGGGTTCAGGCACTGCGCCAGGTCGCTGTTCCCGCTCACTGGCAGTGGACTGAAGACCGGCAAGAGGAAGCTGGTTTGCTGCCCGCCTTTATCAAGGATATCCTGATTCCTATGAACCGGCAGGAGGGCGATAAACTGCCGGTCAGTGCCTTCCAAGGGCTGGAGGACGGTGCTTTCCCCATGGGTTCGGCGGCCTACGAGAAACGGGGCATTGCTATTGATGTGCCGGTCTGGCTGCCGGAGGCATGCATTCAGTGTAATCAATGCGCTTACGTGTGCCCCCATGCCGCTATCCGTCCCGTATTGCTGACCGAAGCGGAACAGCAGGCGGCGCCTGCAGCTTTTGCTGCACTGCCGATGACGGGCCGCAAGGACCTGTATTTCTCCATGGTGGTTTCCCAATACGACTGCACCGGCTGTGGCAATTGCGCCCAGGTATGTCCGGCTAAACAGAAAGCGCTGACTATGCAGCCGCTGGATACCCAAGGCGATAAACAGGCGCTTTGGGACTATGCCGGGAGCCTTTCGGTAAAACCTAACCCGCTTAACGCGCTTACCGTGAAGGGCAGTCAGTTCGAACAGCCGCTGCTGGAGTTTTCCGGTGCCTGCGCCGGCTGCGGGGAAACGCCGTACGCCAAGCTGGTGACTCAACTGTTCGGCGACCGGATGATGGTGGCCAATGCTACCGGCTGTTCTTCCGTCTGGGCGGGCAGCGCACCCTCTGTTCCCTATACGGTCAACCACCGGGGACACGGGCCGGCCTGGGGTAATTCCCTGTTTGAGGATAATGCCGAATTTGGTCTGGGCATGTTGACAGGCGTGAAGCAAATGCGCGACCAACTGGCGCAGCTTGTCCGGACGGCCGGTAAACTGGAGCTGGGCGAGGAATGGCGGGCAGCCTGTGCCACCTGGCTGGAGCACCGGGAAAAAGGCGAAGGATCAAGAGAAAGGGCCGACCGCCTGCTGGCTTGTCTGCAGGCGGTGCGGGGAACCGAGCCACTGCTTGATCAAATTGAGCAAAACCGCGATTATCTGGTAAAACGTTCCCAGTGGCTGTTCGGCGGTGACGGCTGGGCTTATGATATCGGTTTTGGCGGACTGGACCATGTGCTGGCTTCCGGCGAAGATATTAATGTGTTAGTTTTTGACACCGAGGTCTATTCCAATACGGGCGGCCAGTCGTCCAAGGCGACGCCGGCCGCCGCCATTGCCAAATTTGCCGCTGGCGGCAAACAGACCAAAAAGAAGGACTTGGGCATGATCGCCATGAGCTATGGTTATGTCTATGTGGCGCAAATTGCCATGGGGGCCGACAAGAATCAGACTCTAAAGGCCATTGCCGAGGCTGAGGCCTACCCCGGTCCGTCGCTGATCATTGCCTATGCGCCTTGCATCAGCCATGGGCTGAAAGCCGGCATGGGCTGCAGCCAGCTCGAAGCCAAGCGGGCTGTGGATAGTGGCTACTGGGCTCTGTACCGTTTCGATCCGCGGCGCAAGACAGTGGGAGAAAATCCGTTCCGGTTGGACTCCAAGACGCCGAGCCTGAACTTTAGGGAGTTCCTGCTGGGCGAAGTCCGCTATTCGGCCCTGCAAAAACAATTCCCGTCTGCGGCAGAGCTGCTGTTTGCCAAAACCGAGGCGGATGCCATGGAACGGCTGGACACCTACCGGCGTTTGGCCGGACGGCAGGAAGAGCTACCGACGGTCAGTCTTGTTTCGGCGCAGCCATAA
- a CDS encoding alkaline phosphatase: MFKKRHLPLQLVAVCVAIFFCISFIAGYSPTTARSDNETAYEISSIAKTNADPTGVKPKYIFLFIGDGMSFPQATALGHYNGTIEHNFVGTLAKPTRENIPQAEMPSFVSFPVVGAATTYDASKFITDSASAATAIACSVKTLDGALGVDPYNNRVASIAEQLKSQAGYKIGIVTSVSLDHATPAGFYAHLPNRNSFYEIGLDLITSNFDFFGGGGFKQPTGKANNQTNLIDLAKQAGYHVANTYEDIKALNSRSGKTIAINPVLDNPGDVAINYNIDRNYGDLALADYVQKAIDVLGEKNNFFIMAEGGKIDWSCHANDAYTTIQEVKDLERAVNVAVEFARQHPKETLILVTGDHETGGFTMGYNGTQYDTYLYLLQNQKLSFKKFADEYVEQYRNNQVPFETAMADVKSLFGLVLPTDPEAAGLKDQSLVLTGKEVAQLRDAYAVSMIPYEQRHRDKEYKTTYSMYEHEPFQIVITRILNSRSGLGWTSTAHTGLPVAVYALGTGQDAFNGFYDNTDISKRIKALVGLQ, translated from the coding sequence ATGTTTAAAAAGAGACATTTACCCTTGCAGTTAGTGGCTGTTTGTGTAGCAATCTTTTTCTGTATTAGCTTTATCGCAGGCTACTCGCCAACAACTGCACGATCCGACAATGAGACTGCTTATGAAATATCCAGCATTGCTAAGACGAACGCAGATCCGACCGGTGTGAAACCCAAATATATTTTCTTATTTATCGGCGACGGTATGAGTTTCCCCCAGGCTACGGCATTGGGCCATTATAATGGAACAATTGAGCATAACTTTGTTGGAACCTTAGCCAAGCCTACACGGGAAAATATTCCTCAGGCAGAAATGCCTTCTTTTGTCAGCTTTCCTGTGGTTGGTGCCGCCACAACCTATGATGCTTCCAAGTTTATTACCGATTCAGCCTCAGCAGCGACAGCCATTGCCTGTAGTGTAAAGACCCTGGACGGTGCCCTTGGCGTTGATCCTTATAACAATCGTGTTGCATCAATTGCCGAACAGCTAAAGTCACAGGCAGGCTATAAGATTGGCATTGTGACAAGTGTTTCTCTTGATCATGCAACACCGGCAGGTTTTTATGCGCATCTGCCTAACCGGAACAGTTTCTATGAAATTGGACTGGATTTGATAACAAGTAACTTTGATTTCTTTGGCGGCGGCGGCTTTAAACAGCCTACCGGCAAAGCAAACAATCAAACCAATTTGATCGATTTGGCAAAACAAGCCGGCTATCATGTAGCCAATACCTATGAGGACATTAAGGCGTTGAATTCCCGGTCAGGCAAAACAATTGCCATTAATCCTGTTCTGGATAATCCCGGTGATGTGGCTATCAATTATAATATTGACCGTAATTACGGTGATTTGGCGCTTGCCGATTATGTACAAAAGGCCATTGATGTTCTAGGTGAAAAGAATAATTTCTTTATTATGGCCGAAGGCGGCAAAATTGACTGGTCGTGCCATGCCAACGACGCTTATACAACCATTCAGGAAGTGAAAGACCTGGAGCGGGCCGTTAATGTGGCGGTAGAGTTTGCCCGGCAGCACCCTAAGGAAACGCTGATCTTGGTCACAGGCGATCATGAAACGGGCGGTTTCACTATGGGCTATAACGGGACGCAATATGATACGTATCTTTATTTGCTCCAAAATCAGAAGCTCTCGTTTAAAAAGTTCGCCGATGAATATGTAGAGCAATACCGCAATAACCAGGTTCCTTTTGAAACAGCCATGGCTGATGTGAAAAGCCTGTTTGGGTTAGTGCTGCCTACCGATCCTGAGGCCGCCGGCCTGAAGGATCAGTCGTTGGTTTTGACGGGTAAGGAAGTTGCGCAGTTGCGTGACGCATATGCTGTAAGTATGATTCCTTATGAACAGCGCCATCGCGATAAGGAATATAAAACCACTTACAGCATGTATGAGCATGAGCCTTTCCAAATTGTTATTACCCGTATCTTGAATAGCCGGTCAGGGCTTGGCTGGACCTCAACGGCTCATACCGGGCTTCCTGTTGCCGTATATGCCTTGGGGACAGGACAGGATGCCTTCAATGGATTCTATGATAATACCGATATCAGCAAAAGGATTAAAGCTCTTGTAGGCTTGCAATAA
- a CDS encoding YibE/F family protein: protein MIKQYYNKCVASKSFIPTVVVLLAVLGLLMLPDRFVNPVYSQFETSKVRVISVNNNGIQRAGIVAYGEQRCVVELQDGSYKGTVAEAMNMLSGSLGTDKQYQAGDIALVTVGGVQGQGVYKISMVDHYRLNYQVLLAGAFMLLLILLAGWIGVRAILAFLFTVLCIWKMLIPFLLAGYQPILCGLLVTVILTTVIIILVYGFDRRFIAATLGSLLGTGLTALLAIIFVSMSKIHGAVMDYSESLLYTGFQLNLTEIFIASIFIASSGAVMDIAVDITSAVYEVIEANPAISKAAAMKAGLNVGRTVLGTMSTTLLLAYSGGYIGLLMVFVAQGTPVLNILNLNYIAAEVLNTMIGSFGLITVAPFTAVTSATLLVGSKNREARAFAQG, encoded by the coding sequence ATGATAAAACAATATTATAACAAATGTGTTGCTTCCAAATCATTTATACCGACAGTCGTGGTTTTGCTGGCTGTGCTTGGGTTGCTTATGCTGCCCGACCGGTTTGTAAATCCCGTGTACAGTCAGTTCGAGACCTCGAAAGTCCGAGTGATATCCGTAAACAACAACGGCATTCAGCGTGCCGGAATTGTTGCCTATGGCGAACAACGATGTGTAGTTGAACTGCAGGATGGTAGTTATAAAGGAACGGTTGCCGAAGCTATGAATATGCTTTCCGGGTCGCTAGGAACCGATAAGCAGTATCAGGCGGGGGATATTGCGCTGGTTACGGTGGGCGGTGTACAGGGACAAGGCGTCTATAAAATATCCATGGTAGACCATTACCGGCTTAATTATCAGGTACTTCTGGCTGGGGCGTTTATGTTACTGCTGATTCTGTTGGCCGGCTGGATTGGTGTGCGGGCTATTTTAGCTTTTTTGTTTACCGTGCTTTGCATTTGGAAGATGCTGATCCCTTTCTTGCTGGCAGGATACCAGCCCATTTTGTGCGGCCTTTTGGTTACGGTCATATTGACAACGGTCATTATCATATTGGTATATGGTTTTGACCGGCGGTTTATTGCTGCCACGCTGGGGTCGCTGTTAGGCACAGGACTGACGGCTCTGTTGGCCATTATTTTTGTTAGCATGTCGAAAATTCATGGTGCGGTCATGGACTATTCCGAAAGTCTTTTATATACCGGCTTTCAGCTTAACCTGACCGAAATATTCATTGCCAGCATTTTCATTGCCTCATCAGGAGCGGTCATGGACATTGCGGTGGATATTACCTCGGCAGTGTATGAAGTGATTGAGGCCAATCCGGCCATTAGTAAAGCGGCAGCAATGAAAGCGGGACTGAATGTTGGCCGCACTGTGCTGGGTACCATGAGCACTACGTTATTGTTGGCCTATTCCGGCGGTTACATTGGTTTGTTAATGGTGTTTGTGGCGCAAGGAACACCGGTGCTGAATATATTGAACTTAAATTATATTGCGGCCGAAGTATTAAATACGATGATTGGCAGTTTCGGCTTAATTACCGTGGCGCCTTTTACGGCTGTTACCAGCGCTACGCTGCTTGTCGGGAGTAAGAACAGAGAAGCAAGAGCATTTGCACAAGGTTGA
- a CDS encoding ABC transporter ATP-binding protein, which yields MKKKVLIELKQVQKKWDGGSSNAGVPVLSNINLSIYAGEFLAILGPSGSGKSTLLRIIAGLTPASSGKITYLGQEYQGVNPGAAMVFQSFALFPWLTILENVLVGLDSKDLPANVKKEKALAVIDMVGLDGFENAYPKELSGGMQQRVGLGRALVSDPDVLLMDEPFSALDVLTAENLRRDILELWRENKIPTKSIIMVTHGIEEAVYMADRILVVSGSPAGIHTDMPITLPHWRDKNAPAFISLVDTLYSLMMKRSDTAPRNTLTIENKEIIVLPRVSAGALTGFLELLEDLNEKTDLYKLADRFMMDSEDFFPIIDGATLLGFAKVVDGDIELTPEGIRFAQASVLERKELFRTQLVQYVPLAGKILAILQSKSNKRMNIEFFEDILARSLPAAEIPLLLDTLIAWGRYAELFAYDEQSRQLFAES from the coding sequence ATGAAAAAAAAGGTATTAATTGAATTAAAACAGGTTCAAAAGAAATGGGATGGCGGCAGCAGCAATGCCGGCGTTCCGGTATTGTCCAATATCAATCTGTCCATCTATGCCGGGGAGTTCCTCGCTATTTTGGGACCGTCAGGCTCCGGCAAATCCACCCTGCTGCGCATCATCGCCGGACTCACTCCGGCGAGTTCCGGCAAAATCACCTATCTCGGCCAGGAATATCAGGGCGTAAATCCCGGCGCCGCCATGGTGTTCCAGTCCTTCGCCCTGTTTCCCTGGCTGACCATTTTAGAAAACGTGCTAGTCGGCCTGGATTCCAAGGACTTGCCGGCCAACGTAAAAAAAGAAAAAGCTCTGGCAGTCATTGATATGGTTGGTCTGGACGGCTTTGAGAATGCCTATCCCAAGGAACTGTCCGGCGGTATGCAGCAGCGGGTAGGACTGGGGCGCGCCCTGGTCAGTGACCCCGACGTGCTGCTGATGGATGAACCGTTTTCCGCCCTGGACGTCCTGACAGCGGAAAACCTGCGTCGCGACATCCTGGAACTGTGGCGGGAAAATAAAATTCCGACAAAATCAATCATTATGGTAACGCATGGCATTGAAGAAGCCGTTTATATGGCTGACCGTATTCTGGTTGTCTCCGGCAGCCCGGCCGGCATTCATACCGATATGCCCATCACGTTGCCTCACTGGCGCGACAAGAATGCTCCGGCCTTTATCAGCCTGGTCGATACCTTATACTCTTTAATGATGAAACGCAGTGATACCGCCCCGCGCAACACCCTCACTATTGAAAACAAAGAAATCATCGTGCTGCCCCGTGTCTCCGCCGGCGCACTGACCGGGTTTCTTGAGCTTTTGGAGGACCTGAATGAAAAAACCGATCTGTATAAATTAGCAGACCGGTTTATGATGGACAGCGAGGATTTTTTTCCGATCATTGACGGAGCTACATTGCTGGGCTTCGCCAAGGTCGTGGACGGTGATATTGAACTGACCCCCGAGGGCATCCGCTTTGCCCAGGCTTCGGTCCTCGAACGGAAGGAACTGTTCCGGACCCAGCTTGTACAGTACGTCCCGCTGGCCGGTAAAATTCTGGCTATCCTGCAATCTAAATCCAATAAACGGATGAACATTGAATTTTTTGAGGACATACTGGCTCGCTCCCTGCCAGCCGCCGAAATCCCTCTATTGCTGGATACCCTGATTGCCTGGGGCAGATATGCCGAGCTGTTTGCTTACGATGAACAGAGCCGCCAGCTCTTTGCTGAAAGCTAA